In Bacteriovorax stolpii, a single genomic region encodes these proteins:
- a CDS encoding CsbD family protein, with protein MHFDTNKETKRDFVLNEDTIKGKWTEAKGEIRKMWGKLTDDDLEQAKGDLTALTGIIQQRYGESKESIQTKLNDYFSDTWGNVKSGIARGAEKAKEAVAEAAESAKQKL; from the coding sequence ATGCATTTTGACACAAACAAAGAAACAAAACGTGATTTCGTTTTGAATGAAGACACTATTAAAGGGAAATGGACTGAGGCCAAAGGTGAGATTAGAAAAATGTGGGGCAAGCTCACTGATGATGACCTAGAACAGGCAAAAGGTGATTTGACGGCACTGACTGGGATTATTCAGCAACGTTATGGTGAGTCGAAAGAATCCATTCAAACTAAACTAAACGATTACTTCTCTGATACCTGGGGCAATGTGAAAAGTGGGATTGCCAGAGGAGCAGAAAAAGCGAAAGAAGCAGTCGCAGAAGCCGCAGAAAGTGCAAAGCAAAAACTCTAA
- a CDS encoding sigma-54-dependent transcriptional regulator, whose product MKTKKLSTLMIIDDDKDLLDLLCSFFKQRGYNVVTYEDARLALDDIESSKVAVDVVLSDFKLPVMSGVDFIKRIRKINLVLPIILMTAEGSLEVSLEAIEAGAYDFVLKPLHFPQLLISVQRALFLNQVQIENTNLKSLFNEQDFLGLKGVIGRSPGFKQAMELAKRVSSSQANIIISGESGSGKEVVARAVHELGERKNQPFIAINCSAIPENLLESELFGYAKGAFTGAMGSKIGLFEEANNGTLFLDEIGDLALPLQAKLLRVLQERKIKRIGENQPRDITARIICATHKNLKKEVEAGRFREDLYFRLNVIPIYMPPLRDRKEDILPLSEYFLKKFSLMNNVSIKGFTKEAIKKLETLPWQGNVRELENAIERAVVLAQSDYIEPDDLPSTDHSSEEKKIEGSVDGALFSINSLMTLEDVCKKYIEFIFKRNNFAKEQTAKELDIDRKTLYRKLKEIESYELN is encoded by the coding sequence ATGAAAACAAAAAAACTATCAACACTCATGATTATCGATGATGATAAAGACCTTTTAGACCTGCTTTGTTCGTTCTTTAAACAAAGAGGCTACAACGTTGTTACGTACGAAGATGCACGACTTGCACTGGACGATATTGAGAGTTCAAAGGTGGCAGTTGATGTTGTTCTATCGGACTTCAAACTTCCGGTTATGTCGGGAGTGGATTTCATCAAGCGTATTAGAAAAATTAATTTAGTTCTGCCAATCATTCTGATGACGGCGGAAGGAAGTTTAGAAGTTTCTCTTGAGGCCATTGAGGCCGGAGCTTATGACTTCGTTTTAAAGCCACTGCACTTTCCACAATTATTAATTTCAGTTCAAAGAGCTCTTTTCTTAAATCAGGTACAAATTGAGAACACTAACCTGAAGAGTCTTTTCAATGAACAAGACTTCCTTGGCCTTAAAGGTGTGATCGGAAGAAGTCCTGGTTTTAAACAGGCAATGGAGCTGGCAAAAAGAGTTTCAAGCTCTCAGGCCAATATTATTATCAGTGGAGAAAGTGGATCTGGTAAGGAAGTTGTCGCTCGCGCAGTTCATGAATTGGGTGAGAGAAAAAACCAGCCATTCATTGCAATTAACTGTTCAGCGATTCCTGAAAATTTACTGGAATCAGAGTTGTTTGGTTATGCAAAAGGGGCCTTTACTGGAGCGATGGGAAGTAAAATCGGTCTTTTTGAAGAGGCCAACAACGGAACATTATTCCTTGATGAGATCGGTGATTTGGCCCTTCCATTACAGGCAAAACTTCTGCGCGTTTTACAAGAAAGAAAAATTAAGCGTATTGGTGAAAACCAACCAAGAGATATTACTGCAAGGATCATCTGTGCGACTCACAAGAATTTAAAGAAAGAAGTGGAAGCGGGACGATTCAGAGAAGACTTATACTTCCGTTTGAATGTTATTCCGATTTATATGCCGCCTCTTCGCGATAGAAAAGAAGATATTCTCCCTCTGTCAGAGTACTTTTTGAAAAAATTCAGTTTAATGAACAATGTAAGCATTAAAGGATTTACAAAAGAAGCGATCAAAAAACTTGAAACTCTTCCATGGCAAGGGAACGTTCGTGAGCTGGAGAATGCGATTGAAAGAGCCGTTGTCCTTGCCCAATCGGATTATATCGAACCAGATGATTTACCTAGTACAGACCATTCAAGTGAAGAAAAGAAAATCGAAGGCTCAGTTGATGGAGCTCTTTTTTCAATCAACTCACTGATGACTCTGGAAGATGTTTGCAAAAAATACATCGAGTTTATTTTTAAACGAAATAATTTTGCCAAAGAACAGACAGCGAAAGAACTCGATATTGACCGCAAGACGCTTTATCGAAAATTAAAAGAAATCGAATCATATGAACTGAACTAA
- a CDS encoding DUF1328 domain-containing protein, which translates to MLRAAIIFFVLGLIAMLFGAYGIAGVSIEVGKVLLMVFIVLAILSFVVGLIRGGGGKHLP; encoded by the coding sequence ATGTTGCGCGCAGCCATTATTTTTTTCGTATTGGGGCTTATTGCCATGCTTTTCGGGGCCTACGGGATTGCCGGGGTTTCAATTGAAGTCGGCAAGGTTCTACTGATGGTATTCATCGTTTTAGCAATCCTAAGCTTTGTTGTTGGCCTAATCAGAGGCGGTGGTGGAAAACACCTCCCTTAA
- a CDS encoding phospholipase A: MAAFFILGHGMLKPLVFSLVFTLSPQATSATPVEGTTSNEEKINEEIEKHDPQKEIEEASSDVVGVNPREKFSLYQPTYFIFGKDDLKLQFSGKYRVAKSYNLYLGYTQTMFWNIYESSAPFGDINYNPEAFYRLTENDTKFLRSLDIGMLHTSNGEDGDKSRSINRLFAKTNFASHIGRNNILGELKLQHIYSKANNNRNIVDYMGYWELKMIVTHILTIGKGRLDLEYRVFAGKKVVNFSSGGRELGLIYHFGSPNFNPSIYFQYFSGYAENLLSYDKKQSNARLGLMLFF, from the coding sequence ATGGCTGCTTTTTTTATTTTAGGACACGGAATGCTTAAACCACTTGTTTTCTCCCTGGTCTTCACTCTTTCTCCTCAGGCCACTTCGGCCACACCAGTTGAAGGAACCACTAGCAACGAAGAAAAAATCAACGAAGAAATAGAAAAACACGATCCTCAAAAAGAGATCGAGGAAGCTTCATCAGACGTCGTAGGAGTTAATCCAAGAGAGAAATTCTCTCTCTACCAACCTACCTACTTCATCTTTGGGAAAGACGATTTAAAACTACAATTTAGCGGTAAATACCGAGTCGCTAAATCCTACAATCTTTATCTAGGTTACACTCAGACGATGTTCTGGAACATTTACGAGAGCTCTGCTCCTTTTGGCGACATTAACTACAACCCAGAGGCCTTCTACAGGCTTACGGAAAACGATACAAAGTTCCTGCGCTCTTTAGACATTGGTATGCTTCATACATCCAACGGAGAAGACGGCGATAAATCCCGCTCCATCAACCGCCTTTTTGCCAAAACAAATTTTGCTTCTCACATTGGACGAAACAATATTCTGGGAGAACTGAAACTTCAGCACATCTACAGCAAAGCAAACAACAACCGCAACATTGTCGACTATATGGGATACTGGGAACTCAAAATGATTGTCACACACATCCTGACTATTGGAAAAGGACGCCTGGACCTGGAGTACAGGGTGTTTGCTGGAAAAAAAGTAGTCAACTTTAGCAGCGGCGGACGCGAGCTTGGACTTATCTACCACTTCGGAAGCCCTAACTTTAACCCTTCAATCTATTTTCAATACTTCAGTGGATATGCAGAGAACCTGCTTTCTTACGACAAAAAACAAAGCAATGCCCGTCTTGGGTTAATGCTTTTCTTTTAG
- a CDS encoding TolC family protein, producing the protein MKKLIAAALVLSMSVANAAVVNPLPNVRDNLEAMLKTTEGRKSISEMKKIANDRNTDVDIAFENYIIAKRNVSVARAQFNPITTGHLLGMAMGLSYFWAPIAVEAVLSIPTKIYNVSKNKYLEKAALYNLYDARDVLNNELAHLYYDILTHEVILKTIDLEVQILSYQQERWIERKFSADRIADLKKWILRLNMERVDIYNMYTSELAAIRTLISTTDANKYELAQVEARLNKGLTSDLDQRSLQSYALLNSDKHKMAINMERASQANVKSVKWSIISFSGLNFSYKRRVQEAKNEENIAELRKESVGEEVKTNVLLQLQKLDSSLDISANYSSISEESLQMFADSFEANQMGQMSEDAVIETALGAIRDYRSKVVAHYSAWSSYEDFATASNYDFTANPKLASNKSVQSLIETNPLYRLEESDFRIVKKDGYTSFTLSLDTDKKDAVAEVDYIFNGRSFPNRSNDNENSNFAVTLQTGENSPSVVSGVAIVTLNNGHQFNVKFKL; encoded by the coding sequence ATGAAAAAACTAATTGCAGCAGCGCTGGTTTTATCGATGAGTGTGGCTAACGCCGCCGTCGTAAACCCGCTTCCAAATGTCAGAGATAATCTTGAAGCAATGTTAAAGACTACGGAAGGAAGAAAGTCGATCAGCGAAATGAAAAAAATCGCTAACGACAGAAATACTGACGTTGATATCGCTTTTGAGAACTATATTATCGCTAAAAGAAACGTTTCAGTAGCAAGAGCTCAATTCAACCCAATTACAACTGGTCACCTTCTAGGGATGGCGATGGGTCTGAGTTATTTCTGGGCCCCAATCGCTGTTGAAGCTGTTCTTTCTATCCCAACTAAGATCTATAACGTTTCTAAGAACAAGTACCTTGAAAAGGCCGCTCTTTATAACCTATATGATGCGCGCGATGTTCTTAACAACGAACTAGCTCACCTTTACTACGATATCCTTACTCACGAAGTTATCCTTAAAACAATCGATCTTGAAGTTCAGATTCTGAGCTACCAACAAGAAAGATGGATCGAAAGAAAGTTCTCAGCTGATAGAATCGCTGACCTTAAAAAATGGATCCTTCGTTTAAACATGGAAAGAGTGGACATCTACAACATGTACACTTCTGAGCTTGCAGCAATCAGAACTCTGATCTCGACAACTGATGCTAACAAGTATGAACTTGCTCAAGTTGAAGCTAGACTGAACAAAGGTCTGACTTCTGATCTTGATCAAAGAAGCTTACAAAGCTACGCACTGTTAAACAGTGACAAGCACAAAATGGCGATCAACATGGAAAGAGCTTCTCAGGCAAACGTTAAGTCTGTGAAGTGGTCAATTATTTCTTTCTCAGGTCTGAACTTCTCTTATAAGAGAAGAGTTCAGGAAGCTAAGAACGAAGAAAATATTGCTGAGTTAAGAAAAGAATCAGTAGGGGAAGAAGTTAAAACAAACGTTCTGCTTCAACTTCAAAAGCTAGACTCTTCTCTTGATATCTCTGCTAACTACAGTTCAATCTCTGAAGAGTCTCTTCAGATGTTTGCTGACTCATTTGAAGCAAACCAAATGGGACAGATGAGCGAAGACGCAGTTATTGAAACAGCTCTTGGAGCTATCCGTGATTACAGAAGCAAAGTAGTGGCCCATTACTCTGCATGGTCTTCATACGAAGACTTCGCAACTGCTTCGAACTACGATTTTACAGCTAACCCAAAACTAGCTTCTAACAAATCAGTTCAGTCATTAATTGAAACGAACCCTCTTTATAGACTTGAAGAGTCTGACTTCAGAATCGTGAAGAAAGATGGTTACACTTCATTCACATTATCACTTGATACTGACAAAAAAGACGCTGTTGCTGAAGTTGATTATATCTTCAATGGCAGAAGCTTCCCGAACAGATCAAATGACAATGAGAACAGTAACTTTGCTGTAACACTTCAAACTGGAGAGAATTCACCTTCAGTTGTGTCAGGGGTTGCTATCGTGACATTGAATAACGGACACCAATTTAACGTTAAATTTAAGCTTTAA
- a CDS encoding TolC family protein has protein sequence MKKIIGFVVLLGLFAAQSFAGEQYSLQTAKEQVVNENIKVSIAYEQYVLVKSQARTKSLQLLPTLSVDMLIYDYQYAILRTLVPEPSRFFEAAAQKDLAQAANVNRRIVQKNLLEDLENTMFLFQYHNEMLESFKKEQAITNEIAARSQEAYDLGAIDFSEYYRTQRNVVSSKTQSVNGNELVKTEEFALKLILQVKDNQEALGIDQLEFYNEGLDFPATAEEATTIAVNNSKEVEQFDWMISAANKQKKGVALSWISWGGVGFDYFSRVSIAKHEVNKIELMKKKAIYEIKNQVVAQYSQIESQKQKIAYQAQLLDMAREEYAQAQAAQTDLLNSFIATKKAELNVMYAEREASKLKYELELKYIKLKRLIGANMITNEIPRS, from the coding sequence ATGAAAAAGATTATCGGTTTTGTGGTCCTGCTTGGGCTATTTGCTGCCCAATCGTTCGCTGGAGAGCAGTACTCTCTTCAAACAGCGAAAGAACAAGTTGTTAATGAAAACATCAAAGTTTCAATTGCGTACGAGCAGTACGTATTAGTAAAAAGCCAGGCAAGAACGAAGTCGCTTCAACTTCTTCCAACTCTTTCAGTAGATATGCTTATCTACGATTACCAATATGCAATTCTTCGTACACTAGTACCAGAACCATCAAGATTTTTCGAAGCAGCAGCTCAGAAAGACTTAGCTCAAGCAGCTAACGTTAACAGAAGAATCGTTCAAAAAAACCTTCTTGAAGATTTAGAAAACACAATGTTCCTTTTCCAATACCACAATGAAATGCTTGAATCTTTCAAGAAAGAACAAGCGATCACAAACGAAATCGCAGCTCGTTCACAAGAAGCTTATGATCTTGGTGCGATCGACTTCTCTGAGTACTACAGAACTCAAAGAAACGTAGTTTCTTCAAAGACTCAATCAGTAAACGGAAACGAACTTGTTAAAACTGAAGAATTCGCACTTAAGTTAATCCTTCAAGTAAAAGACAACCAGGAAGCTCTTGGAATCGATCAACTAGAGTTCTACAACGAAGGTCTTGATTTCCCAGCTACAGCTGAAGAAGCGACAACAATCGCAGTTAACAACTCTAAAGAAGTTGAACAATTCGACTGGATGATCTCAGCTGCTAACAAGCAAAAGAAAGGTGTAGCTCTTTCTTGGATCTCATGGGGTGGTGTAGGATTTGATTACTTCTCAAGAGTATCAATCGCTAAGCACGAAGTTAACAAAATCGAACTTATGAAGAAAAAAGCTATCTACGAAATCAAAAATCAAGTAGTAGCTCAATACTCACAAATCGAATCTCAAAAACAAAAAATCGCTTACCAAGCGCAGTTATTAGACATGGCCAGAGAAGAGTACGCTCAAGCTCAGGCAGCACAAACTGACCTTTTAAACTCTTTCATCGCGACTAAAAAAGCAGAACTAAACGTTATGTACGCAGAGAGAGAAGCTTCAAAACTTAAGTACGAACTAGAACTTAAGTACATCAAGCTTAAGCGTCTAATTGGTGCAAACATGATCACTAACGAGATCCCTCGTTCATAA